The proteins below are encoded in one region of Paenibacillus albus:
- a CDS encoding glycosyl hydrolase family 28-related protein, whose amino-acid sequence MTKIELSAQQLVAAANNKKIWGDLIVNVLDYKVAGDGKKDDTAALQSLINSVTSGTTIVFPPGRYKISAPIVWGNKTLHLFSWGDAVIVEGIPLNAPMIQMTNANNSTVFGLTCEGAETLAGFAGADAKHYAFIKVITSANVTLTQLFIKNKTYGIYLDTCYKCEVDGITLEGFLVTGSLAENGANYSSGANIKGGEHNIISNLTAKNMGSGVLAGGDGRYHMIENIYLENIRDNGIYISSGEACKIAKVHVTSAPNNAGVKARGSKHVVRGCTVKNAFVGYALTGNGLTVDSLGYNGYGSICEGNTAENCSRMGLEINSQDGFFPRDFKVLNNNFINCGEAGTTYAPIKVVQGSGHQIKGNLIDGSPSDFGILINGAVGDRSKKLDVSKNVIRGNAATPKNGIRLLYVDGSTIAENNFENLLTNGVDCRFVDNSLIDGNVYLTSLVVSLSTSFQSNSNIVCNNIGSNVGMDFTKNIAHGNIPTSKNYHSSIVAAPYAIGQKALVSGVIYEAVGTGSTADWKQITN is encoded by the coding sequence TCGTCAATGTACTTGATTACAAGGTAGCGGGCGATGGAAAAAAGGATGATACAGCGGCGCTCCAGTCTCTCATAAATTCAGTCACTAGTGGTACAACCATTGTATTCCCTCCAGGCCGTTACAAAATCTCAGCTCCGATTGTATGGGGGAATAAGACGCTTCACCTCTTCTCGTGGGGGGACGCCGTGATAGTGGAAGGCATTCCTCTCAATGCGCCTATGATCCAGATGACGAATGCCAATAATTCGACCGTATTTGGTTTGACGTGTGAGGGCGCTGAGACGTTGGCAGGGTTTGCCGGAGCAGATGCAAAGCATTATGCGTTTATCAAGGTAATAACCAGCGCGAATGTCACGCTGACACAGCTGTTCATTAAGAACAAGACCTATGGTATTTACCTAGATACCTGCTATAAGTGCGAGGTGGATGGGATTACATTGGAGGGTTTCTTGGTAACGGGCAGCCTGGCCGAAAATGGAGCGAATTACTCCTCTGGCGCCAACATCAAGGGTGGAGAACACAATATCATTTCTAATTTAACTGCCAAAAACATGGGGTCTGGCGTGCTGGCGGGTGGAGATGGCAGGTATCACATGATCGAAAACATCTACCTCGAAAACATTCGAGATAATGGCATCTACATCTCCAGCGGAGAAGCGTGCAAGATAGCCAAGGTGCATGTTACTAGCGCGCCAAATAACGCAGGGGTAAAGGCTCGGGGATCGAAGCATGTGGTTCGGGGCTGCACGGTGAAAAATGCATTTGTCGGATACGCCTTAACAGGTAACGGCCTGACAGTAGATAGCCTCGGATACAATGGCTATGGAAGTATTTGCGAAGGGAACACCGCCGAAAATTGCAGCCGAATGGGGCTGGAGATTAACTCCCAGGATGGATTCTTCCCGCGCGACTTCAAAGTCCTCAATAACAATTTCATTAACTGCGGTGAGGCCGGAACGACGTATGCGCCAATTAAGGTCGTTCAAGGATCTGGGCATCAAATTAAAGGGAATCTGATAGATGGATCACCTTCTGATTTTGGAATTCTCATCAACGGGGCCGTGGGAGATCGAAGCAAAAAGCTTGATGTCTCGAAGAATGTAATCCGCGGCAATGCCGCTACACCTAAAAACGGTATCCGGCTGCTGTACGTCGACGGATCAACCATTGCAGAGAACAACTTCGAAAACCTGCTAACCAATGGTGTAGACTGCCGATTCGTGGACAACAGCCTGATTGACGGGAATGTATACCTCACGAGCCTCGTTGTTAGCTTATCAACCTCGTTCCAAAGCAACAGTAACATCGTATGCAATAACATCGGCAGCAACGTGGGTATGGATTTCACTAAGAACATCGCACACGGCAATATTCCAACGAGCAAGAACTACCATTCATCGATCGTAGCAGCACCTTACGCCATCGGGCAGAAGGCGCTTGTATCCGGTGTAATCTATGAGGCGGTAGGAACAGGCAGTACAGCGGATTGGAAGCAGATCACGAACTAA